One segment of Solanum stenotomum isolate F172 chromosome 1, ASM1918654v1, whole genome shotgun sequence DNA contains the following:
- the LOC125853259 gene encoding polyamine oxidase 1 — protein METPRRSSVIIVGAGISGLTAAKVLSENGVDNVVILEAADKIGGRIRKEEFGGVAAELGAGWIAGVGGKQSNPVWELALQAKLRTCFSDYSNARYNIYDHSGKIFPSGIAADSYKKAVDSAIQKLRSQEGNHNEDAEDAAETPSTPKTPIELAIDFILHDFEMAEVEPISTYVDFGESEFLVADERGYEHLLYKMAENFLFTSEGKIMDSRLKLNTVVREVQHSRNGVLVTTEDGPLYEANYVILSVSIGVLQSDLISFSPALPRWKMEAIRNLDVMVYTKIFLKFPYKFWPCEPEKEFFIYAHERRGYYTFWQHMENAYPGSNMLVVTLTNGESKRVEAQSDQDTLREAMEVLRNMFGPDIPDATDILVPRWWNNRFQRGSYSNYPIYANHQLVHDIKEPVGRIFFTGEHTSEKFSGYVHGGYLSGIDSSNALLEKMRRDDGRKNESQAFLLEPLLALTGSLTLTQAETVSSLHKCDIPRQLFLSNNNLAEAIL, from the exons ATGGAAACTCCCCGTCGGTCCTCTGTAATCATCGTCGGAGCGGGAATCTCAG GATTAACGGCGGCGAAGGTGTTATCGGAGAATGGAGTGGATAATGTGGTGATATTGGAGGCGGCTGATAAGATAGGCGGTAGGATAAGGAAAGAGGAATTCGGCGGAGTAGCGGCGGAACTCGGTGCCGGTTGGATCGCCGGTGTCGGCGGTAAACAATCTAATCCTGTATGGGAACTTGCACTTCAGGCAAAACTCCGAACATGCTTCTCCGATTACAGTAATGCTCGTTACAACATCTATGATCACAG TGGGAAGATATTTCCGAGTGGAATAGCGGCGGACTCGTATAAGAAAGCGGTGGACTCAGCGATTCAGAAACTGAGAAGCCAAGAAGGAAATCATAACGAAGACGCCGAAGATGCTGCTGAAACGCCGTC tACTCCAAAAACACCCATAGAACTGGCGATTGATTTCATTCTCCATGACTTTGAAATGGCAG AGGTTGAGCCAATATCAACATATGTGGATTTTGGTGAAAGTGAATTTCTGGTTGCTGATGAAAGAGGATATGAACATTTGCTTTATAAAATGGCAGAAAATTTCCTTTTTACCTCTGAGGGTAAAATTATGGACAGCCGACTCAAGCTCAATACG GTTGTGCGGGAAGTGCAGCACTCGAGAAACGGCGTCTTGGTGACTACAGAAGATGGTCCCCTTTACGAAGCCAATTATGTCATTTTGTCTGTTAGCATTGGTGTTCTCCAAAGCGACCTCATTTCATTCTCACCCGCTTTACCT AGATGGAAGATGGAAGCCATCAGAAACTTGGATGTGATGGTTTATACAAAGATCTTTCTCAAGTTCCCTTATAAGTTCTGGCCTTGTGAACCTGAAAAGGAGTTCTTTATCTATGCTCACGAGCGAAGAGGCTACTATACTTTCTGGCAG CACATGGAAAATGCTTATCCGGGCTCCAATATGCTGGTGGTAACCCTGACAAATGGTGAGTCAAAACGTGTGGAAGCTCAATCTGATCAAGACACATTAAGAGAAGCAATGGAAGTGTTAAGAAACATGTTTGGGCCTGACATTCCCGACGCCACCGACATATTAGTCCCACGTTGGTGGAATAATCGGTTTCAGCGTGGTAGCTACAGTAACTACCCCATATATGCAAATCATCAACTCGTCCATGATATTAAG GAACCAGTGGGGCGGATATTTTTCACAGGAGAACACACAAGTGAAAAATTTAGTGGCTATGTCCATGGAGGTTACCTTTCAG GTATAGACAGTAGCAATGCTTTACTTGAAAAAATGAGAAGGGATGATGGAAGGAAGAATGAGAGTCAAGCTTTTCTGTTAGAACCATTGCTAGCATTAACAGGATCATTGACATTGACACAAGCTGAGACTGTATCAAGTCTCCACAAATGTGATATTCCGCGACAACTCTTCCTTAGTAACAACAACTTGGCAGAGGCTATCTTATGA
- the LOC125866604 gene encoding probable glycosyltransferase STELLO1 produces the protein MMVQDHSSPKPSKPLFMKHKVSHYSETKNLDFSTWVSENSVKLFVVSLLTISVAALFYLRTSSVPTTILCFQNSHQSQPQKPKLPKLDLDSVQPIVDKSSPFSSFHSEQWIIVSVSDYPSGPLQSLVRLKGWQVLAIGNSRTPKDWNLKGAIYLSLEQQASLGFRVTDFLPYDSYVRKSVGYLFAIQHGAKRIFDADDRGEVIGGDLGKHFDLELDGGAAKQQRILQYSLEIENKTVVNPYIHFGQRSVWPRGLPLESVGFVNHEEFYTEVSGGRQYIQQGISNGLPDVDSVFYSTRKVGSEALDIIFDEHAPKVALPQSLMVPINSFNTLFHYNAFWSLMLPVSVSTMASDVLRGYWAQRLLWEIGGFVVVYPPSVHRDDKVEAYPFSEEKDLHVNVGRLIKFLVSWRSEKQGLYEKILELSHSMALEGFWSENDVKFTAAWLHDLAAVGYQQPRLMAVQLDLQKVTVQRGDKKEFVPRKLPSVHLGVEESGTVNYEIGNLIRWRKNFGNVVLIMFVAGPVQQTALEWRLLYGRVFKTVVILSTQADADLAVEQGQLDQVYKYLPRILERFNSTEGFLFLQDNTVLNYWNLLQADKSKLWIANKVPTSRNMISGKDSSWFVKQAELVKKVVSTMPVHLQVNYKESGPTDQSIALCGSEVFYVPRRFVQDFVDLVDLVGDLDIHQKIAVPMFFMAMDLPQNFDTLLNKMVYKRGESSANSLKLYSAQVPAVHPLAVSTESEFIKLIRLMAAGDPLLMELV, from the exons ATGATGGTCCAAGATCATTCATCTCCTAAACCCTCAAAACCCCTTTTTATGAAACACAAAGTTTCACACTATTCTGAGACtaaaaatcttgatttttcCACATGGGTATCTGAGAACTCTGTTAAACTATTTGTTGTTTCGTTGTTAACTATTAGTGTGGCAGCCCTGTTTTACTTACGTACCTCTAGTGTACCCACCACAATCCTATGCTTCCAAAATTCCCACCAAAGTCAGCCTCAGAAACCAAAGTTACCAAAACTTGATCTTGATTCAGTTCAGCCGATTGTAGATAAGTCGTCTCCCTTTTCGTCGTTTCATTCGGAGCAATGGATTATTGTGTCTGTATCAGATTACCCATCTGGTCCACTCCAGAGTCTTGTTAGGTTAAAGGGTTGGCAAGTTCTTGCAATAGGCAATTCGAGAACCCCGAAAGATTGGAACTTGAAAGGTGCTATATATCTTTCTCTGGAACAACAAGCgagtttggggtttagggtgaCGGATTTCCTTCCTTATGATTCTTATGTGAGGAAGAGTGTTGGGTATCTTTTTGCAATCCAACATGGTGCAAAGAGAATATTTGATGCCGATGATCGTGGGGAAGTGATTGGTGGGGATCTTGGGAAACATTTTGATTTGGAGTTGGATGGTGGTGCTGCTAAGCAACAGAGGATTTTGCAGTATAGTCTTGAGATTGAGAATAAGACTGTTGTCAATCCTTATATACATTTCGGACAAAGGTCAGTTTGGCCTAGAGGATTGCCACTGGAAAGTGTTGGTTTTGTAAATCATGAAGAGTTCTATACTGAAGTGTCTGGAGGACGACAGTACATACAACAGGGAATATCAAATGGGCTACCTGATGTTGATTCGGTTTTTTATTCTACAAGGAAGGTTGGATCAGAAGCACTTGATATTATATTTGATGAACATGCCCCCAAAGTGGCATTGCCTCAAAGTCTAATGGTGCCAATCAATTCATTCAACACGTTGTTTCACTATAATGCATTTTGGTCATTGATGCTTCCAGTGTCAGTAAGCACAATGGCTTCTGATGTCTTAAGAGGTTACTGGGCACAACGGTTGTTATGGGAAATCGGTGGATTTGTTGTGGTGTATCCTCCTTCGGTACACAGAGATGACAAAGTTGAAGCATACCCATTTTCAGAGGAAAAAGATTTGCATGTAAATGTGGGTCGCTTGATCAAATTTTTAGTTTCTTGGAGATCTGAAAAACAAGGGCTGTATGAGAAAATCTTAGAATTGAGCCATTCAATGGCACTAGAGGGGTTTTGGAGCGAGAATGATGTCAAATTTACAGCTGCATGGTTGCATGACTTGGCTGCTGTAGGGTATCAGCAGCCAAGACTGATGGCAGTACAATTGGATCTGCAAAAGGTAACTGTTCAACGTGGAGATAAAAAGGAATTCGTCCCCCGAAAACTACCTTCTGTACATCTTGGGGTTGAGGAATCAGGTACGGTGAATTATGAAATCGGCAACTTGATAAGGTGGAGGAAGAATTTTGGCAATGTTGTGCTAATTATGTTTGTCGCTGGACCTGTGCAACAAACTGCATTAGAATGGAGATTGTTATATGGAAGAGTGTTCAAAACTGTGGTTATTCTGTCAACACAAGCTGATGCAGATCTTGCTGTTGAGCAAGGACAGTTGGACCAAGTATACAA GTATCTTCCAAGGATACTCGAAAGATTCAATAGCACGGAAGGATTTCTCTTCCTACAGGACAATACAGTTTTGAACTACTGGAACCTTTTGCAAGCCGACAAATCTAAGTTGTGGATCGCCAATAAG GTGCCTACGTCTCGAAACATGATTAGCGGAAAGGACTCTTCATGGTTTGTAAAGCAAGCAGAATTGGTGAAGAAAGTGGTAAGCACAATGCCCGTTCACCTCCAAGTCAACTACAAGGAGAGTGGTCCAACTGACCAGAGCATCGCCTTGTGCGGCTCTGAGGTGTTCTATGTTCCTCGGCGTTTTGTTCAGGACTTTGTTGATCTAGTAGACTTAGTTGGTGATCTTGATATACACCAGAAAATTGCCGTACCTATGTTCTTCATGGCCATGGATTTACCTCAGAATTTTGATACCTTGCTGAATAAAATGGTTTATAAGAGAGGAGAATCGTCTGCCAATTCGTTGAAACTGTATTCAGCTCAAGTACCAGCTGTGCACCCATTGGCTGTTTCCACTGAATCTGAATTTATAAAGTTGATAAGACTCATGGCAGCAGGTGACCCTTTGCTGATGGAATTGGTTTAG
- the LOC125841991 gene encoding alpha-N-acetylglucosaminidase isoform X2, producing the protein MIQRPVPWNYYQNVVTSSYSYVWWDWQRWEKEIDWMALQGINLPLAFTGQEAIWQKVFLDYNITTQELNNFFGGPAFLAWARMGNLHAWGGPLSQNWLNIQLALQKWILSRMQELGMTPVLPSFSGNVPAALKKIFPSANITRLGDWNTVSGDSRWCCTFLLSPSDPLFIEIGEAFIQKQIKEYGDITDIYNCDTFNENTPPTDDPTYISSLGSAVYKAMSKANSNAVWLMQGWLFYSDSKYWKPPQMEALLHSVPRGKMIVLDLFADVKPIWKSSSQFYDTPYIWCMLHNFGGNIEMYGVIDAVASGPINARTSENSTMVGVGMCMEGIEHNPVVYELMPEMAFRGGKFQLQGWLKSYSRRRYGKVNDQIEAAWEILYHTIYNCTDGIAFHNTDYIVKFPDWDPSGKTGTGISGTDMSNQNGMQQLAGFQWNRRFLFSEKSSSLPKPHLWYSTEDVIKALKLFLDAGKELSGSLTYRYDLVDLTRQSLSKLANQVYLDAISAFHHEDAKALSLHSQKFLQLIKDIDKLLAADDNFLLGTWLESAKNLAMNSDETKQYEWNARTQITMWYDNAKYNQSKLHDYANKFWSGLLEAYYLPRAAMYFKLLSRCLEEKVDFNLLEWRKEWIAYSNKWQESSELYPVKAKGDALAIATVLYEKYFS; encoded by the exons AAGGAATCAACTTACCTCTAGCATTTACGGGACAAGAAGCTATCTGGCAAAAAGTTTTCTTG GATTATAATATTACTACCCAAGAATTAAATAATTTCTTCGGTGGACCTGCCTTCCTGGCTTGGGCTCGCATGGGAAACCTACACGC ATGGGGTGGGCCTTTATCTCAAAACTGGTTAAATATTCAGTTAGCATTGCAGAAATGGATATTATCTCGGATGCAGGAGTTAGGCATGACCCCAG TGCTTCCATCATTCTCTGGAAATGTTCCAGCTGCATTGAAAAAGATATTCCCGTCTGCAAATATCACGAGGCTTGGGGACTG GAACACTGTTAGTGGCGACTCTCGATGGTGTTGtacttttctcctttctccttccGATCCCTTATTTATCGAAATTGGAGAGGCATTTATCCAGAAACAGATTAAGG AATACGGAGACATCACTGATATCTACAACTG TGATACTTTCAATGAGAACACTCCACCTACTGATGATCCAACATATATTTCATCTCTCGGATCTGCTGTGTACAAAGCAATGTCAAAAGCAAATAGCAATGCAGTGTGGTTGATGCAA GGCTGGCTATTTTATTCTGACTCCAAATACTGGAAGCCACCACAGATGGAG GCACTTTTACATTCTGTTCCACGTGGGAAGATGATAGTTCTTGATCTATTTGCTGATGTTAAACCAATATGGAAATCATCCTCTCAATTCTATGACACTCCTTATATATG GTGTATGCTGCACAACTTTGGAGGCAACATTGAAATGTATGGAGTGATAGATGCAGTGGCTTCTGGTCCTATTAATGCCCGCACAAGTGAGAACTCAACAATG GTTGGTGTTGGAATGTGCATGGAAGGAATAGAACACAATCCAGTTGTCTATGAGCTGATGCCCGAAATGGCATTTAGAGGGGGTAAATTTCAACTTCAG GGATGGTTGAAATCCTATTCTCGTAGACGTTATGGTAAAGTGAATGATCAAATTGAAGCTGCTTGGGAAATCCTTTATCATACAATCTACAACTGTACTGATGGAATAGCT TTTCACAACACAGACTACATTGTGAAATTCCCTGACTGGGATCCCTCAGGGAAGACAGGAACTGGTATATCGGGGACTGATATGTCCAATCAGAACGGGATGCAACAACTTGCAGGGTTCCAGTGGAATAGGCGGTTCCTTTTCTCTGAAAAAAGCTCCAGTCTACCAAAGCCTCACCTATGGTATTCTACTGAGGATGTCATCAAGGCATTAAAGCTATTCCTTGATGCAGGAAAAGAACTTTCTGGAAGCCTCACATATAG ATATGATTTGGTGGATTTAACCAGACAATCACTTTCCAAGCTCGCAAACCAGGTTTACTTGGATGCAATATCTGCTTTCCACCATGAGGATGCTAAAGCATTGAGTCTGCATAGTCAGAAATTCCTTCAACTTATCAAGGACATTGACAAGCTTCTAGCAGCTGATGATAATTTTCTTCTTGGAACGTGGCTGGAGAGTGCCAAAAACTTGGCGATGAATTCTGATGAAACGAAGCAG tatgaGTGGAATGCAAGGACACAAATAACTATGTGGTATGACAACGCAAAGTACAATCAGAGTAAACTTCATGATTATG CAAACAAGTTTTGGAGTGGCTTATTAGAAGCATACTATCTTCCACGAGCAGCAATGTATTTCAAGCTCCTATCTAGATGCTTGGAAGAAAAAGTGGACTTCAATTTGTTGGAATGGAGAAAGGAGTGGATAGCATATTCAAATAAGTGGCAAGAAAGTTCAGAGCTTTACCCTGTGAAGGCTAAAGGAGACGCCCTTGCTATTGCTACCGTTCTATATGAGAAATATTTCAGTTGA